AATGTCAACAGACTTAATCAAGAAACTTACCGGACTTGAATACGAAATGGATAAAAGATTCAATACAAGATTAGGAGTCGATGATTCACGCGCTTATACAACATATAAATTGAACAGCGCCTCGTTCGTGCCCGCTTTATCAAAAATGGGCGAGAAAGATTATAATTCCGGCAACAACTCAAGGGCGTTGGAGATATTTGAAAAGCTCGTAAGGATAGAACCTTCAAACGCCGAGTACAAAGTAAGTCTTGCAACAGTGTTGTGGGCGGAGGATGAAAAGGAAAAGGCGCGTGAACAGATTGATCGTGTGCTGTCATTAGACCCCGAATATAAAGACGCTATCATCAGTTTTGCTGAAATGGCGCGGGATGAGAGCGACCGGAAAATGGCAGTCAGCTATTTTGAAAATTATTTAACGACAGAAGGATACGATCCGGAGATTGAGGTTTACCTCTCAGATTTTAACAATGAGCTGAAGGTGGAAATTGAATAAAAAGAAAACAATAGTGACCGGGGGAGCAGGATTTATCGGCAGTCATATTACCGAAAGGCTGCTCGGCGACGGACACGATGTGACTGTTTTGGATAATTTTTCAACCGGCAGGCAGGAAAACCTGCATCATTTGTCAGAGTTTGAGAACCTGAATGTAGTGCATGCCGACATATCTGTTCAGGAAGAGATAACGGAATATTTCGCGGATGTGGATTGGGTTTTCCATATCGCTGCTTTGGCTGATATAGTCCCCTCGATAGTGAATCCGTCTCTTTATCATAAGTCAAACGTTGACGGCACAGTCTCGGTTTTGGAAGCTTCAAGAAATGCCGGAGTGGAACGATTTATTTATGCCGCATCGTCTTCTTGCTACGGATTGACAAAAGAGTTTCCGACTCCTGAATCGGCAAAGACAGAGCCTGAGTATCCATACGCTTTGACAAAATTTGTCGGAGAACAATATGTCATGCATTGGGGGAAGGTTTATGACCTGCCGGTGGTGAGTCTCAGGATGTTCAACGTATATGGGCCGCGTTCGAGAACATCGGGAACTTACGGGGCTGTATTCGGTGTGTTTCTTGCCCAAAAATTGGCGGGCAAACCGTTTACGGTCGTTGGTGACGGGACTCAGACAAGGGATTTCGTATCTGTGACGGATGTTGCGGATGCTTATCTGAAGGCTGCGGAATCAGATGTGACAAACGAGATATTTAATGTGGGTTCCGGAAACGCCTATTCGATAAACAGGTTGGTGGAGCTGCTTGGCGGAGATGTGATATTCGTTCCGAAACGACCGGGCGAACCGGACTGCACATTCGGGGATATTTCAAAGATCAGGGGAACCCTTGGTTGGCAGCCCAAAGTCACTTTTGAAGAGGGCGTAAAGACAATGTTGGATAACATAGAGTATTGGAATGAGGCTCCTGTTTGGGAGCCTGAGGCGATCAGCGAAGCAACGGAGGAGTGGTTCAAATATCTTGGATGCGCGGGATAAAATAGTAAAACTTGAGGAGCTTCCCGAACTTCTGAAGGAGCATCGGAAAGCCGGCCAGAAAGTCATACTCTGCCATGGAGTGTTCGATCTACTTCATCCCGGACATATAAAGCATATAGAAGCGGCAAAGAAAAACGGCGATATATTGGTGGTGACCATAACGCCGGATGAGTATGTGAATAAAGGACCGCATCGGCCGGTTTTTGATGAGCTCTACAGAGCGGAAACGATAGGCGCCTTAGAAAAAGTGAATTACGTTGCTATCAACAAGTGGCCCTCGGCGGTTCATACGATAGAATTATTGACTCCCGATATTTATGTAAAGGGAAGCGATTATAAGAATCCTGATGAGGATATCACAGGAGAGATAGCCAACGAAAATAAGGCTATCGCTAAAGTGGGCGGACGAATAATCTACACAGATGAGGAAACATTTTCTTCATCAAAGATCATCAACGAAAACCTGCATCTGATTTCAGATGAAGCGAAGAAATTTATCTCCGGGCTAAAGAACCGTTATTCACAAGGAGAGATACTCGGCACTCTGAATTCACTACAGGACCTGAAAGTTACGATAGTCGGTGAGGCTATAATTGACGAATACATATACGGCGATACTATAGGCAAGTCCTCGAAAGACCCTCATTTAGTTCTCAGGCAGAAAAATATTGAAATCCATCTCGGCGGTTCGCTCGCCATCGCAAATCAGGTTGCGGAATTCTGCGGAGATGTAACCTTGGTAACCTATTTAGGCGATAGAGAATCATACGAGGAATTGATCAAGGAGAAGCTTAATCCGGACATTATAACAAAATTTATTTACAAGACCGATTCTCCCACAATAGTTAAAAAACGGATAATTGATGACTATTTCTTTCATAAGCTGATCGAAATTTACACGATAAATGACGAAGACCTGAGTAAGAAGCAGGAGAAAGAGCTAATCGAAATTCTTGACGCTCAGCTTGATGAATCCGATGCCGTGTTGGTTTGCGATTACGGTCATGGTCTGATATCGGAGAACACGATAAACTCTTTAAGCAAAACAAAGACTCACCTTGCAGTGAACGTGCAGAGCAATGCCGGTAATTTT
This genomic interval from Candidatus Neomarinimicrobiota bacterium contains the following:
- a CDS encoding SDR family oxidoreductase — protein: MNKKKTIVTGGAGFIGSHITERLLGDGHDVTVLDNFSTGRQENLHHLSEFENLNVVHADISVQEEITEYFADVDWVFHIAALADIVPSIVNPSLYHKSNVDGTVSVLEASRNAGVERFIYAASSSCYGLTKEFPTPESAKTEPEYPYALTKFVGEQYVMHWGKVYDLPVVSLRMFNVYGPRSRTSGTYGAVFGVFLAQKLAGKPFTVVGDGTQTRDFVSVTDVADAYLKAAESDVTNEIFNVGSGNAYSINRLVELLGGDVIFVPKRPGEPDCTFGDISKIRGTLGWQPKVTFEEGVKTMLDNIEYWNEAPVWEPEAISEATEEWFKYLGCAG
- a CDS encoding adenylyltransferase/cytidyltransferase family protein; its protein translation is MDARDKIVKLEELPELLKEHRKAGQKVILCHGVFDLLHPGHIKHIEAAKKNGDILVVTITPDEYVNKGPHRPVFDELYRAETIGALEKVNYVAINKWPSAVHTIELLTPDIYVKGSDYKNPDEDITGEIANENKAIAKVGGRIIYTDEETFSSSKIINENLHLISDEAKKFISGLKNRYSQGEILGTLNSLQDLKVTIVGEAIIDEYIYGDTIGKSSKDPHLVLRQKNIEIHLGGSLAIANQVAEFCGDVTLVTYLGDRESYEELIKEKLNPDIITKFIYKTDSPTIVKKRIIDDYFFHKLIEIYTINDEDLSKKQEKELIEILDAQLDESDAVLVCDYGHGLISENTINSLSKTKTHLAVNVQSNAGNFGYNFISKYPRAELVTVDESELRLENRNKFGDVEDLLENVYEKMDYGQIIVTRGANGSSAFSRETGHIKAPALAGNIVDRMGAGDTFFSLSSLLSARGVPLEIVSFIGNAVGALAVKIVGNKEPITKISLKKTLISLLK